The nucleotide sequence TCATCGCATCGACGCGCCAGCGCGCCGCGACGATATCCGGGCGGCGGCTCACGAGATCGGCGGGGAGATTGCCGGGCAGGCGCACTTCATCGCCGATGCCGAGCTGCGGCCGCGCAATCGACAAGCCGCGATCCGGACCTTGCCCGACGAGCGCACCCAATTGATAGCGCGTCGCGAGAATGCGGCCGTCGAGCGCGGAGAGCGTCGCGCGGCTGGACGCCAGATTGGCCTCGGCGGTCTTGCGTTCGACTTCGGTATCCAGCCCGTTCGCGATGCGCCCCGCCGTGATGCGCTCGACCTGCTCGCGCTGCACGATCTCGCTCGCCGCGATGTCGCGCAACGCATAGAGCCGCGCGAGCTGGTTGTAGGCGCGGGCGATGGCCGCATCGAGCGTGAGCCGGACCACTTCGGCGTCGGCCTGGCTCGCCTGCCATTGCGACACGGCGGCCCGAAGCGCCTCGCGATTCTTACCCCACAGATCGAGATCGTAGGACGCGGACAGCAGCCCCTTGTTCTCCGATTGCCACGATCCGGCATACGGCGGCGGCACCAGCGCATTGGCCGAATACTGCTGACGCGTGTACGAATACGACGCGTCCACTTGCGGCAAGGTGTCCGCCCGCGCCGTCTCGCTATAGGCGGACGCCGCCGCGATGCGTGCGCGCGCCTGTTCGAGCGTCGGGCTGTGGGCGAGCGCTTCGTCGAGCAATGCGTGCAGTTGCGCGTCGCCGAACTGGTCGGCCCAGTCGGCAGCGGGCCAATGGCCGGCTTCGGCGGGCAGGCTCTGCGACGTCGCGTAGGACTGCGGCTGTGCCATGTCCTTGTCGCTGTGAATGCCCGCATAGTTCGCGCATGCCGACAGCACGGCGACGAACATCAGCGTCGCGCTCGTTCTGGCAAAGCGCCGGGCCGAATTTTCACGATTTGATTGATTGATCATTGTCTGACTTGTCAGATAAATATGCCAAAAAAATGCGCGTGCTTCTACGCGTACTTCTACGAGAATTTCGCGCGTGGTCCGCTTCGGTGCCAGTCAGGCATCGACGAATTTGTTGAGCAGTCGCCGTAGTTCGGTGAACTCGCTCTTGCTGAAACCTTTGAGCCGCTTGTTCAGCACGTGCGGCACGATATGCGGCAACTCCTCCGCGATTTTCTTGCCCTCTTTCGTGAGCGTCAGATTGACGACGCGCCGGTCTTCCGTGCTGCGCGAGCGATCCAGCAGGCCTTTCACTTCGAGCTTGTCGAGCATGCGCGTCATGAGGCCGGTGTCGATGCTGAGCAGCTTCGACAATTCGAACGGCGTGCGGGACTCGCCGTAGCGCATGGACATCAGAATGCCCATTTGCTGAGTCGTGATGCCCAGGTCCTTGAGCGCGGCGTCCAGTTCCGCAACGAGCATGTTGCGCGCCTTGTTGATCGCAAAGCCGATGCTTTGCGTCAGCGTGAAGCTCTCCGGCGTGTAGTGGTCCATCCCCTCTCCCGTGCGATCCCAACCGCGATGCACGGAAATATACTGCAAAGTCAGATATTGTCAAAGAAGTTTTTTGAGATGGCCCGGTATGCCGCGGCGACGCGCACGCCGCTCGAAAGTGCGGTCGCGAACAGTAATCAACCTTTCAATTAGCTAACTTTCATGCGACGGATGCACCGGCCAACTTTCCGGTTCATCGACGAACCTCACTCAATCCAGCCACCGTCCTGACTGTATGCAATCGTCATCCATCGGCAAATTTCTGAAATTCGGCGACAGCCGGCGAGCTGCGTCCGGTCCGCATCGGTGCGAGCCGCGTGTTAATCCGCAGAGCGACGCTCAGACCGCGTCACCGGTCGTCGCGGCCCGCGCGGAGTCCGAACCGCTTCCCGCGCATTCCATTTTTCATGAACGCTGGTGGCTCGACATCGCAACCGACGGCAACTGGCAGGCCGCGACCGTCCGGCGCAGCAACGAGATCGTCGCGGAGATGCCGTACGCGATCCGCAAAAAGGGACTATGGCGCACGTCGCAGATGCCGCCGCTCACGCGCACGCTCGGGCCCGCCTTCAGGCCGGGCGCCGCCGATCCGGCGCGGGCGATGCTCGATCGCCTCAGCATCGCCGAGGAACTCATCGCGCAGATTCCGGAGGTGGACAGCTTCTATCAGATCCTCGATCCGCGGATCGAAGATGCACTCGCCTTCGGCCTGAACGGCTACACGATCACGACGCGCTATACGTTGCAATTTTCTCCGGAACGCAGCGTTGAGGAATTGTGGAAGGCGTTGAACGGCAAGACGCGCAATCTGATCCGCACCGGACAAAAATTTCTGCGCGTGGCGCGCATCGACTCGCCCGCCGAATTCAATCGCTTTTACGAAGGCAATCTCGCTGTGCGCAGCCGTTCCAATGTCTACGGTGCGCATGTCATGCAGCGGCTGGTCGATGCGTTCGTCGAGCGAAATGCGGGCTATCTGCTGGGTGCGTACGATGCCAACGGCAAGCTCGTCGCGGCGATCGGCGTCACATTCGATACGCACGCGGCCTACTATCTGTTGTCGTCGCGCGTGCCCGGCGCGCATGCGGGCGCGATCAGCGTTCTGGTGTGGCACGCCATTCAGGATGCGCTGCAACGCAAGCTCACGTTCGATTTCGATGGCATCCCGAATGCGAACACGTTCCGTTTTCTTTGCGGCTTCAGACCCACGCTCAAGCCTCGTCTCGTGATCGAACGTCATAAATCGATCTGGTCGATGCTGAAGGCGGGCCGGCGCGTGCTTCTGCCGAAAAAATCGGAATGGTTTGTTTCGACGGCTTGATTCGTTGATAAGACAGGGCGCGCGCTGCGCCCTTGCCTTATCAACACATCAGCCGACTGGACGCTTGCCGGGCTTTCCGGCATCGGCGCGCGTCTTCTTCGCACGCAGACCGGCGAGCTTCGCCGCCACGGCTTTCGCCAGAAACGCAAACCGTCCCCAGCGCGACAACGCGATCTGAAAACTCTTGTTCGGCAGGATGTTGCCGCGGCTCCAGTACGCCTTGAACTCTTCCTTGCCGATACCGAAATCCAGATCCAGCCGATGCTCCCACGCCCACTTCACGCAGCGCTCCATCATGATCGCGCCGGGTGAGAATTTCGCGTAGGCCGGATCGAAGCCTGCGATCAAGCCGCTCGCGCTCGTGCTCCCCAAGCCGACGACATTGACCACGACCGGCGCGCCGTCGAGCGTCATCAGGAACATCAGCGCGAGCGGTTCGTCTCGCGTGCCATCGAGGAGTCGAATCAGGAAGTCACGATAATCATGCGAATCGAGCCAAGGTCCGTGCTTGCCGACGCGCTCCGCCCATTCGCGCTTGCGTGCGAGCATCCAGTCGACCCATCGGGCATGCGCGCCGGTGTCGGCGGCGTCGATCACGCGAATCTCCAGGACGCCTTCTTTCATGAAACGCCGCTCGATTGCAGCAGGCTTCTTCTTCGACAACGACGAAAGCGAATCGCGATATGCGTTCCACTCCGGTTCACGACGAAGCAAGGCGGTGGCGGAGACATCGAGTGTCGTGACAGCGAGGCCCGGATGTTTCGATGCGAGCCTGTCGATGCGCGAATCCGCGCTCACATAGGGAATCGACAGCACGTCCGCGCCGCATTGCCCGATGGCGCTTTGCCACGCGGCATCGATGGCGTGCTCTGCATCGGCGGACACGAGGATGCTGGTATGTTCGGCGGTTCCCGGTGCGAGCGGTTCGAGCATCGTCCAGAGATGCCGGCGATGGCTGACGAGCGGCCAGACGAGTTTGAGTTCACCGTGTTCGCGAACCACGATGCAATGCAGCCGGCGACCGCGCGGCTTGGCCACATAGAGCCAGCATAACCAGCACACAGCGAAGGACTGGTTATGCTGTCCGTCGACGCTCGACCAGAGCGCGTTCCATTCATCCCGAAGCGCCAGAAAGGCCTCGGGATCGCACACGATGCTGACGTGAAATTGCGGGTCTTGCGGGTCTTGCACATGACGGTCTGATGGCGGCATGGTCTCTCTTCATCGCGACAAAGGCCCGTGCAAGTCTAGCGTGCGATACCATCGACCAACGTTCGATCACACTCATATGAATGCGCCTATACCGCATGCCGCAGATCGAACGGCGTATCGCGCAGACGCTTGCCGCTCAGCCTGAACACGGCATTGCCGACAGCAGGCGCCACCGACGGACTCGACAGTTCTCCAACACCGCCCGGCTTCGCGCGATCGCCCTGCACGATCACGATATCGATGTCGGGCATATCGCTCATGCGCATCACGCGATACGAGTCGAAGTTGGCTTGCTGAACCCGGCCATGACGAATATCGACGCGATCGGCAAGCGCGTGTCCGAGTCCCCACATCAGCCCGCCATACAACTGTTCCTCGACGCCGCCCGGCGACACCGCGAGCCCGCAATCGGCCACGCACGTCAGCTTCTCGATCGCGATGCCGCCATCGCGCCGCGTCACGCGTGCGATCACGGCGACGTAGCTGCCATACGCCCGGTTGGTTGCGACGCCGAGTGCGCTTCCGCGCGGCAACGGCTTGCCCCATCCGGCCCGCGCGGCGGCTTCGCGCAACACAGCGACGTGGCGCGGGTCCTTCATGTGAGCGATGCGAAACTCGACCGGATCGCGCTGCGCGGCGTGCGCCGCTTCGTCCATGAACGATTCGACCGCGAACACGTTCGGGATATAACTCACCGCGCGATACCAGCCGGTCGGCACGCCGGTCTCGTGGCGCACCCAGCCGACATCGACATTCGGCGCGCCATACGCGAACTCGTACTTGCTGATCGCCTCCGTCGTGCTGTAGTCCATGCGATCCGGACGATCGAAATAGCCCGGCTCCCATTGCTCGGGCGATGCGGGCATCACCGCGCGCAATTGCAGCGCGGCGAGATTGCCGTGCGCATCGAGCGTCGCGCGTCCGCGATGATGACTCGCCGCGTGATAGAAGAGCGCGCGCATCTCGTCCTCGCGGCTGTTCATCAGCTTGACGGGCTTGCCGGTTTGCAGCGCGAGCCACGTTACTTCGAAGAGCCAGTATTTCGACTCGCGCGCGCCGAAGCTGCCGCCCGACACGAGCTCATGCAGCACGACGCGATCCGCCGGAATGCACCCGATCGTTTCGGCGGCCTCCTGCGCCGTGGACGGCACCTGCAAGCCACCCCAATACTCGATGCCGCCTTGCTTCGCCCACGCAGTCACGTTGATCGGTTCGAGCGGATTCTGCGCTTTATACGGCATCGAATACGACGCCTGAATCACGCGTGGTCCGCGCTTCAGGATGGCATCGGCATCGCCATTTCTGACGGTCGGCACGACGCGCGCTTCGGGATCGTCGAGCCATGCGGCCTGACGCGCGGCAAGCTCGCGGCTGTCGAAGTTTGTGAACGGACTGTCTTCCCACTCGATGTGCAACGCGGCCTGCCCCTTGTGCGCGGACCAGTAGTCGTCCGCGAGGACCGCGACGCCCGCCTGATTGCCGCCGAGCACATCGGGACGGCCCGGTATTTGAAGCACTTGCCGCACGCCAGGCACGGCGAGCGCAGCCTTGGCATCGACGCTGCGCACGCGTGCATCGATCACGGGCGCGCGCGTGACAACCGCGACCAGCATGCCGGGCAAACGCACATCGATGCTGTATTGAAACGCGCCCGTCGTCTTTTGCGCGGCGCCCCGCTTTTTACGCAGCTTGCCGATGTATTTGAACTGCGACGGGTCCTTCAACGGCACGTCTTTCGGCGCGGGCAGCGTCGCGGCGATGACGGCGAGCGAACCATAGCTCGCGCGCCTGCCGCTCGATGACTCGATGACGAAGCCGTTATCGGTCGAGCACGCGGAAGGCGCGATGCTCCATTGCTTCGCGGCGGCTGCAATCAGCATCGCGCGAGCGGTTGCGCCCGCATGCCGCAGACGATCGTATTCGAGCGATACGCTCGTGCTTCCGCCCGTCGAAAACACCTTCCATAGCGGATGAATATAGTCCGCGAAGAACGGATTCTCCGGCGTGATGACATCGATTCGAAACGGATCGACATCGAGTTCTTCGGCGACCATCGCGGCGAGCGCCGTGCGCGTGCCGGTACCCGAGTCGTGTTTGTGAACGACGAGACGGATCGTGTCGTCGGGCAGAACGCGCACCCATGCGTTCGGTTCAAAGTCTTTCGTCGGCTCGGGCAGATTCTTTGCGAGCACATTGGGCAATTCGAAACCCACCGCAAGCCCCGCTGCGAGCAACATCGAACTCTGCTTGATGAAGCGCCGCCGCGCGCTGCCATGTGAGTAAGTCAACGTCTGTGCGTCGTTGCGCATTCACGCCTCCGTTACAGACGAAGAAGCCAGCGTCGGATCGCCCGATGCCGCGCGCTTGATCGCACGACGAATCCGCGCATACGTGCCGCAGCGGCACAGATTGCCGGACATCGCCGAGGTGATGGCTTCGTCGCTGACGGATGTCTTGCCCTTCAGAAGCGATGCCGCCTGCATCAACTGTCCGGACTGGCAGTAGCCGCATTGCGGCACATCCTCGGCGACCCACGCGAGTTGCAACGGATGCGTGCCGTCTTTGGACAGGCCCTCGATCGTCGTGATGCGTTTCCCGGCGACCGCCGCGATCGGCAAGAGGCACGAGCGCACCGCTTCGCCTTCGAGATGCACCGTGCATGCGCCGCAGAAACCGCCGCCGCAGCCGAACTTCGTGCCCGTCAAACCGATCCGGTCGCGCAACACCCACAACAAGGGCATGTCTTCCGGTACATTGTCGAGCGAGTGCCGCGCGTCGTTGACGATGATCTCGATCATGCGCTGTCTCCTGAATGTCGTCGTGTCTGCGGCCATTATTGGAAGACCGCACGCACAGCGCCAGCGACGATTTCTTTGATCACCCGTAAGTCCGGCTAACACCCATGTTGAAGCGCTACCCTTCGATTCAGTCGATGCAAGCTTTTCTGCAAGCGGCGCGCGCCGGCAGCTTTTCAAGCGCGGCGCGCCAGTTATCGCTCACGCATAGCGCGATCAGTCAGCAGATCCGCACGCTCGAAGAGTTCGTCGGCCAGCCGCTGTTCGTGCGTGAAGGCGCGCGCGTCGTGCTGACCGATGCGGGCGCGCTCTTCGCCAATCAGCTCGCCGATGGCTTCGAGCAGATCGACCGTGCGTTGTCGTCGGTGAAGGAACGCGCGGTGAAGCAGTCGCTCACGCTCGATGTCGATCCCGAACTCGCGCAGAGCTGGCTCGTCGCGCGCCTGCCCGCACTGCTCGGCGCGCTGACGGGCACGTCGTTGACCGTGCTGTCCGCGCCACGCCACGACCGCGGCGCATTCGAGCGCGTGGATCTCGCGCTGCGCTACGGTTATGGCGAATGGGACGGCTTCGAAAACGCGCTGATCTGCGGCGATCGTCTGACGGTAGTCGGATCGCCCGATCTCTTGAAAGCGCGCGGACTCGACGCGCCGCTTACGCCCGAGCAGACGCTCGGCCTGCCGTTGCTCGGCTACACCAAGCGTTCGTGGATTCCGTGGCTCGCGGCGGCGGGCCTTCCCGCCGTCGAGCCGGACGCGGTCGCCGTCTTCGACAATGCCGCCGGATTGATCGCGGCTGCAAGCGCGGGCGTGGGCGTCGGACTTGCGCGCGGGTTGCTCGCGGCCGATGCGCGGCGAGAAGGCAGGCTCGTGGAACTCACGGAAGTCGAGATTCCGACGCACTACAACCTTTATGCCGTCTGGCCTCGCGAGAAAACGGCACGCGTGGCGCCGCTCGTGGAGGCGATACGCGAGCTTGTCGCGCAGACGGTCACGCGGTCTTAGCCACCTCCCGCACCGTCTCAAGAAACCGCGCAAGCACCGGAGACGGCGTCTCCGCACGATACCGCGCATGCAACTACACTTCCGGCGCCGGCGCTGCGAGCCGCACGAACGCAACGCCGCCGCTCGACAACTGCTGCGCCGACGACGGCAACAGCGCAACGCCCAGCCCCTCGCGCAGCAAACACAGCAGCGTATGCAATTCGACGACTTCCTGTTCGATACGCGGCGTGAATCCCGCATCGACACAGCAGTCGCGCAGAAAACGCGCAAGCTGCGATTGCAACAAGCCGAACGACAAGAAGCGCTCCGTCGCCAGCTCACGCAGCGCGATCTCCTCGCGTGATGCGAGCGGATGCGCAAGCGGCAGCGCCACCACCGCCGCTTCGCGCAGCACGACTTCGCTGGTGATCTCCGGGTCTTCATGCGACACGCGAAAGAAACACACGTCGAGCCGGCGTTCCTTCAACGCCTGAATCTGCGCGGCGGGCGTCATCTCGTGCAGCGTCCATCGCACTTGCGGATGCTGGCGTGCGAAAGCGCCGAGCGTGCGCGGAATCGGCTCGACCATGGCCGAACTGATCACGCCGATCTCGAGGCTCCCCAC is from Caballeronia insecticola and encodes:
- a CDS encoding LysR substrate-binding domain-containing protein, which translates into the protein MLKRYPSIQSMQAFLQAARAGSFSSAARQLSLTHSAISQQIRTLEEFVGQPLFVREGARVVLTDAGALFANQLADGFEQIDRALSSVKERAVKQSLTLDVDPELAQSWLVARLPALLGALTGTSLTVLSAPRHDRGAFERVDLALRYGYGEWDGFENALICGDRLTVVGSPDLLKARGLDAPLTPEQTLGLPLLGYTKRSWIPWLAAAGLPAVEPDAVAVFDNAAGLIAAASAGVGVGLARGLLAADARREGRLVELTEVEIPTHYNLYAVWPREKTARVAPLVEAIRELVAQTVTRS
- a CDS encoding GNAT family N-acetyltransferase, yielding MPPSDRHVQDPQDPQFHVSIVCDPEAFLALRDEWNALWSSVDGQHNQSFAVCWLCWLYVAKPRGRRLHCIVVREHGELKLVWPLVSHRRHLWTMLEPLAPGTAEHTSILVSADAEHAIDAAWQSAIGQCGADVLSIPYVSADSRIDRLASKHPGLAVTTLDVSATALLRREPEWNAYRDSLSSLSKKKPAAIERRFMKEGVLEIRVIDAADTGAHARWVDWMLARKREWAERVGKHGPWLDSHDYRDFLIRLLDGTRDEPLALMFLMTLDGAPVVVNVVGLGSTSASGLIAGFDPAYAKFSPGAIMMERCVKWAWEHRLDLDFGIGKEEFKAYWSRGNILPNKSFQIALSRWGRFAFLAKAVAAKLAGLRAKKTRADAGKPGKRPVG
- a CDS encoding MarR family winged helix-turn-helix transcriptional regulator encodes the protein MDHYTPESFTLTQSIGFAINKARNMLVAELDAALKDLGITTQQMGILMSMRYGESRTPFELSKLLSIDTGLMTRMLDKLEVKGLLDRSRSTEDRRVVNLTLTKEGKKIAEELPHIVPHVLNKRLKGFSKSEFTELRRLLNKFVDA
- a CDS encoding (2Fe-2S)-binding protein produces the protein MIEIIVNDARHSLDNVPEDMPLLWVLRDRIGLTGTKFGCGGGFCGACTVHLEGEAVRSCLLPIAAVAGKRITTIEGLSKDGTHPLQLAWVAEDVPQCGYCQSGQLMQAASLLKGKTSVSDEAITSAMSGNLCRCGTYARIRRAIKRAASGDPTLASSSVTEA
- a CDS encoding efflux transporter outer membrane subunit, yielding MINQSNRENSARRFARTSATLMFVAVLSACANYAGIHSDKDMAQPQSYATSQSLPAEAGHWPAADWADQFGDAQLHALLDEALAHSPTLEQARARIAAASAYSETARADTLPQVDASYSYTRQQYSANALVPPPYAGSWQSENKGLLSASYDLDLWGKNREALRAAVSQWQASQADAEVVRLTLDAAIARAYNQLARLYALRDIAASEIVQREQVERITAGRIANGLDTEVERKTAEANLASSRATLSALDGRILATRYQLGALVGQGPDRGLSIARPQLGIGDEVRLPGNLPADLVSRRPDIVAARWRVDAMTHGIQQAKAEFYPDINLSASLGLDAFGFGRFLTAASRTASAGPAIHLPIFDGGALRAQLKGRYAEFDYAIATYNQTLVTALSDVATQLSQIRSTDAQLVDANVAQSAARRAQELAFTQYKAGLTNQLTVLNAETNALAADRSVANLKMDRRDQQIALAAALGGGYTDTDASKNTAAVAAR
- a CDS encoding GNAT family N-acetyltransferase, encoding MQSSSIGKFLKFGDSRRAASGPHRCEPRVNPQSDAQTASPVVAARAESEPLPAHSIFHERWWLDIATDGNWQAATVRRSNEIVAEMPYAIRKKGLWRTSQMPPLTRTLGPAFRPGAADPARAMLDRLSIAEELIAQIPEVDSFYQILDPRIEDALAFGLNGYTITTRYTLQFSPERSVEELWKALNGKTRNLIRTGQKFLRVARIDSPAEFNRFYEGNLAVRSRSNVYGAHVMQRLVDAFVERNAGYLLGAYDANGKLVAAIGVTFDTHAAYYLLSSRVPGAHAGAISVLVWHAIQDALQRKLTFDFDGIPNANTFRFLCGFRPTLKPRLVIERHKSIWSMLKAGRRVLLPKKSEWFVSTA
- a CDS encoding xanthine dehydrogenase family protein molybdopterin-binding subunit, whose translation is MRNDAQTLTYSHGSARRRFIKQSSMLLAAGLAVGFELPNVLAKNLPEPTKDFEPNAWVRVLPDDTIRLVVHKHDSGTGTRTALAAMVAEELDVDPFRIDVITPENPFFADYIHPLWKVFSTGGSTSVSLEYDRLRHAGATARAMLIAAAAKQWSIAPSACSTDNGFVIESSSGRRASYGSLAVIAATLPAPKDVPLKDPSQFKYIGKLRKKRGAAQKTTGAFQYSIDVRLPGMLVAVVTRAPVIDARVRSVDAKAALAVPGVRQVLQIPGRPDVLGGNQAGVAVLADDYWSAHKGQAALHIEWEDSPFTNFDSRELAARQAAWLDDPEARVVPTVRNGDADAILKRGPRVIQASYSMPYKAQNPLEPINVTAWAKQGGIEYWGGLQVPSTAQEAAETIGCIPADRVVLHELVSGGSFGARESKYWLFEVTWLALQTGKPVKLMNSREDEMRALFYHAASHHRGRATLDAHGNLAALQLRAVMPASPEQWEPGYFDRPDRMDYSTTEAISKYEFAYGAPNVDVGWVRHETGVPTGWYRAVSYIPNVFAVESFMDEAAHAAQRDPVEFRIAHMKDPRHVAVLREAAARAGWGKPLPRGSALGVATNRAYGSYVAVIARVTRRDGGIAIEKLTCVADCGLAVSPGGVEEQLYGGLMWGLGHALADRVDIRHGRVQQANFDSYRVMRMSDMPDIDIVIVQGDRAKPGGVGELSSPSVAPAVGNAVFRLSGKRLRDTPFDLRHAV